A stretch of Dryobates pubescens isolate bDryPub1 chromosome 35, bDryPub1.pri, whole genome shotgun sequence DNA encodes these proteins:
- the NRAS gene encoding GTPase NRas produces the protein MTEYKLVVVGAGGVGKSALTIQLIQNHFVDEYDPTIEDSYRKQVVIDGETCLLDILDTAGQEEYSAMRDQYMRTGEGFLCVFAINNSKSFADINLYREQIKRVKDSDDVPMVLVGNKCDLPTRTVDTKQAQELAKSYGIPFIETSAKTRQGVEDAFYTLVREIRQYRMKKLNSNEDGNQGCMGLSCVVM, from the exons ATGACCGAGTAcaagctggtggtggtgggggccGGTGGCGTCGGCAAGAGCGCGCTGACCATCCAGCTCATCCAGAACCACTTCGTGGACGAATACGACCCCACCATCGAG GATTCATACAGAAAGCAGGTTGTCATCGATGGAGAGACATGTTTGTTGGACATCCTGGacactgctgggcaggaggagtaCAGCGCCATGCGTGATCAGTACATGAGAACAGGGGAAGGGTTCCTCTGTGTGTTTGCCATTAACAACAGTAAATCCTTTGCTGATATTAACCTTTACAG AGAACAGATCAAGAGAGTGAAAGATTCGGATGATGTGCCAATGGTGCTAGTTGGGAATAAGTGTGATTTGCCCACAAGAACAGTAGACACAAAACAGGCTCAAGAATTAGCTAAAAGCTATGGAATCCCCTTCATAGAGACATCTGCTAAAACAAGACAG GGTGTGGAAGATGCTTTTTACACTCTGGTGCGGGAGATCCGGCAGTACCGGATGAAAAAGCTCAACAGCAACGAAGATGGGAATCAAGGCTGCATGGGACTGTCCTGCGTTGTGATGTGA